One part of the Ornithodoros turicata isolate Travis chromosome 2, ASM3712646v1, whole genome shotgun sequence genome encodes these proteins:
- the LOC135385016 gene encoding uncharacterized protein LOC135385016: MFQKLWELGIDWDCELPDDLSSEWDTWCQDIPKLSLLHTQRCLIPISEQTRYTIQLHVFTDASPHAYGAAVYLPVRTETGQVHVNLMLAKARVAPIKRLTLPRLELMGALIGARLLSYGRWKPFVSNRVTEIQGITDPARWRHCPGHCNPADLVTRGITAEICVSSSLWWRGPEWLQREEVCWPEPYVHTAPDDRAPKVVDEERAGASSPPPYLILGVADIEGRLLQLERFSKLSRVLRVTAWVMRFVAKCRRTEDTPTGPLTAEEIRAAETYWIRRTQDEQYQPEIHALSKQRSVRPESELFQINPFLDDRGMLRVTGRLQQGPGTSSSAPHHSTSTTWLHGARDSERTLAHFARRSVGNYDRAKRNVLDT, translated from the exons ATGTTTCAAAAGCTCTGGGAACTCGGAATCGATTGGGACTGTGAACTACCAGATGATCTCAGCTCAGAGTGGGACACGTGGTGCCAAGATATTCCGAAGCTGAGCCTGCTACATACGCAGCGGTGTCTCATTCCCATCAGCGAGCAGACTCGGTACACTATCCAACTTCACGTTTTCACCGATGCCAGTCCGCATGCGTACGGAGCTGCTGTGTACCTGCCAGTGCGGACTGAGACTGGACAAGTGCACGTGAACCTCATGCTTGCGAAGGCACGAGTAGCACCCATCAAACGTCTCACGTTGCCACGACTTGAATTAATGGGGGCCCTGATTGGAGCTAGGCTACTCAGCTACGGCAG ATGGAAGCCATTTGTGAGCAACAGGGTTACTGAAATCCAAGGCATCACCGATCCAGCGAGGTGGAGACATTGTCCCGGCCACTGCAATCCGGCCGACTTGGTAACAAGAGGCATCACAGCTGAAATCTGTGTTTCGAGCTCGTTGTGGTGGAGAGGACCGGAATGGCTGCAGCGAGAAGAGGTATGCTGGCCGGAGCCTTACGTTCACACGGCCCCTGACGACAGAGCACCGAAAGTTGTCGATGAAGAACGAGcgggagcgtcctcaccaccaCCTTATCTTATATTGGGTGTGGCAGATATTGAAGGCCGTCTACTGCAACTTGAGCGCTTCAGCAAGCTATCAAGGGTATTGAGAGTGACCGCATGGGTCATGAGGTTTGTGGCGAAATGCCGCCGAACTGAGGACACACCGACCGGACCACTCACCGCCGAAGAAATAAGAGCAGCGGAGACGTACTGGATACGTCGCACGCAAGATGAACAATACCAACCGGAAATTCACGCACTCAGTAAGCAGCGCTCAGTTAGACCTGAATCAGAGCTGTTCCAGATCAACCCCTTCCTCGACGACCGGGGAATGTTGCGAGTGACAGGACGACTCCAACAAGGACCTGGAACCAGCAGTTCGGCACCCCATCATTCTACCTCCACGACATGGCTTCACGGAGCTCGTGATTCAGAGCGCACACTTGCGCATTTTGCACGGAGGAGTGTTGGAAACTATGACAGAGCTAAGAGAAATGTATTGGATACCTAG
- the LOC135385017 gene encoding uncharacterized protein LOC135385017, whose translation MCDPSRKSTAQKDDSVESGHLYASNEGKTRHTDCDMLLQTFRAWAVTDPDCAYLRGVIDGGSQKTFVREDVSRKLELPVLREIDLRLSTFADNAPAPSQRRNVVRLKLRSQFDQTEVTLEAIEIPFVCRDIAQIPTQCSLVAQLRECGMDIADRVMFPSVPRETGLSVLIGSDQLWKIVKGNVQHDQNNSAIAAINTSLGWTFQGPTKTRSSVSEQSDTLICVLRTAVEIEDDTSLALRRYWDLEHLGITDNLTPDRDDQALMESFEGSIEFQDGRYRVNLPFKQQPRVDLPSNRGVALERMKRMSTRLARDPEMLARYDEAIRTYLEEGHAEKVKPESDEADTGQVYYMPHRPVIRESSATTKLRVVFDASSHASGAPSLNDCLEKEPKMVPDLVRLLLRFRLHRIAITADVRKAFLQIGIKEEDRDFLRFLWFSTPPTPGHEMPPVEEWRMTAVPFGTAASPFLLAATLSHHPRLMKEEFPETATVLESSMYVDDMITGAATLEEALRICSESTDIFKRAGMELGKWASSSKALNDVFEEHTAKM comes from the coding sequence ATGTGTGACCCTTCTCGGAAGTCCACGGCACAGAAAGACGACAGCGTCGAAAGCGGCCATCTCTATGCGTCGAATGAAGGAAAAACCCGCCACACGGACTGTGATATGCTCCTCCAGACATTCCGTGCTTGGGCTGTGACCGACCCGGACTGCGCCTATTTGCGAGGCGTCATCGATGGTGGCAGTCAAAAAACGTTTGTCAGGGAGGACGTCTCTCGAAAACTGGAACTGCCTGTGTTAAGAGAAATCGACCTGCGACTGAGCACCTTCGCTGACAATGCACCAGCGCCCAGCCAGCGTCGCAATGTAGTGCGACTCAAGCTGAGAAGCCAGTTCGACCAAACGGAGGTGACACTCGAAGCTATCGAGATTCCGTTCGTTTGCAGGGACATAGCACAGATTCCGACCCAGTGTTCGTTGGTCGCGCAGCTGAGGGAGTGCGGAATGGACATCGCCGACAGAGTCATGTTTCCAAGCGTTCCTCGAGAGACAGGACTATCGGTGCTCATCGGCTCAGACCAGCTTTGGAAGATCGTAAAAGGGAACGTGCAACACGACCAAAACAACAGTGCGATAGCTGCCATCAACACCTCGTTGGGATGGACTTTTCAGGGGCCCACCAAAACCAGGAGCTCTGTATCCGAGCAGAGCGACACACTGATTTGCGTTCTACGCACTGCCGTCGAAATCGAGGACGACACATCATTGGCATTGCGACGTTACTGGGACCTGGAGCATCTTGGAATTACTGATAACCTGACACCAGACCGAGATGACCAAGCACTCATGGAGAGCTTTGAAGGCTCGATCGAGTTCCAGGATGGGCGCTATCGAGTGAATCTACCCTTTAAACAACAACCCAGGGTAGACCTACCGAGCAACAGAGGGGTAGCGCTCGAACGCATGAAGCGCATGAGCACGAGACTGGCGCGAGACCCAGAGATGCTCGCCAGGTACGATGAAGCCATCCGGACGTACCTAGAGGAGGGACACGCTGAGAAGGTTAAACCGGAGTCTGATGAGGCAGACACAGGACAGGTGTACTACATGCCCCACCGACCTGTGATTCGGGAGTCTTCAGCCACCACTAAGCTGCGCGTCGTTTTCGATGCATCGTCGCACGCTAGCGGTGCACCTTCTCTGAACGACTGCCTCGAGAAGGAACCAAAAATGGTGCCTGACCTTGTCCGGCTTCTCTTGAGGTTCCGACTGCACAGAATTGCCATAACAGCGGACGTGCGGAAGGCATTCCTGCAGATTGGCATAAAGGAAGAGGACAGAGACTTTCTTCGTTTCCTATGGTTTTCTACACCGCCAACCCCTGGCCACGAGATGCCTCCTGTGGAAGAATGGAGAATGACTGCTGTACCTTTTGGGACGGCAGCGAGTCCGTTTCTACTGGCGGCAACCCTCTCCCATCATCCCAGACTTATGAAGGAGGAATTCCCTGAGACTGCGACAGTGCTAGAGAGCTCCATGTATGTTGATGACATGATTACCGGAGCTGCAACATTGGAGGAAGCGCTGCGCATCTGTTCTGAATCAACTGATATTTTCAAAAGGGCAGGGATGGAGCTGGGCAAATGGGCGTCTAGCTCTAAGGCACTAAACGATGTGTTTGAGGAACATACCGCAAAAATGTGA
- the LOC135385018 gene encoding uncharacterized protein LOC135385018 yields METDLTERLIAMGKTLGLEGRELQDWVKVERDRAREDRVAERERKKEEAEATERLKRLELEAAKEEHERKMLQLEKEKELLLLKAANGQGQGMESRAPVDSLRFQGVSPHKLLPPFDERKDDLDAYLIRFEKVAEGQKWAKDQWASALSICLTGEALAVYSRMAPTDCVDYNKVKQALLHRFRLTEDGFREKFRDSAPKEGETVSQYVARLDNYWERWIELSNTKKEYENVKDLLLKEQLFTHSDEKLTLYMRERKGENLQELVARAEQYVEAHHLKNFGRKMRTGKDDGRSQADRRSEHSKKPAEHNEKDRPRCYICNRVGHRPQDCRSSAAKPPPPKCRRCGRIGHTSWNCRAGTDERQKGPDKESAKESVALCLDEGFVELKSGMKIPVIQAAVTGPQESYRINKLPVTEGRLGDKAITVLRDTGCNTVIVRRNLIGEDELTGVVHPVFLIDHTVRMLPEAEIFVTTPYFTGRVKARCMENPIYDLVLGNVEGVRNAEDPDPDWDCIQRTHVSQLAKHHQGVHLTEKYTPNEEDDKKVEEPSTRNEGYDFEAHAVSTRQQAKEKEKRFHKLKASELAVDLNTDDFGRDQKEDSTLKKCFDEVGVIKKGRRKGSGSTTYILIADKLYRSCQRDQSTEEALQLVVPKKYRNSVLELAHNGMMAGHLGSGKTADRVLAEFYWPGLQADAKRFVASCDICQRTTPRGKTAKAPLQKMPVIDTPFKRVAIDIIGPLHPSSSRGNKFILTLMDYATRFPEAVALPSIETERVAEALVNIFSRVGVPEEILSDRGTNFTSGLMKEVARLLSLRQLTTTPYHPMANGLVEKFNGTLKTMLRRMCAERPRDWDRYLAPLLFAYREVPQESLGFSPFELLYGRNVRGPLTILRELWDKEEIEPELKSTYQYVFDLRNRLEETCKIAHEELERSSERYARYFNARSQDRRLKPGDKVLLLLPNESNKLTMQWKGPFAIAETRGAVDYLVDLGHTKKVFHINMLKKYQERTASAESQTTQVAMTVVELDEADADVEIPEFNYDVKETHEDILIAPSLTTRQEGALRDIITKHRNVFSDVPGKTTEVQCDLQLSTDRPINTKQYPLPYTVRQTVEREVKEMLRLGVIEKSKSPYNSPALLVKKPDGSNRLCIDFRQLNKHLVADAEPIPRADCLLAEVGRHKYFSKMDMTKGYWQVPLTPESKEVTAFSTAHGHYQFRTMPFGIKTAPAVFAKLMRHILRDIPNVHHYYDDLLIATSTWEDHLSALKTVLERIQNSGLTIRPTKCEIGFQKLPFLGHTIREAPRPKTKKQMRSFLGLAGYYRDFVPNYATLASPLTDLTKKRANNIIEWTEAHQIAFDALKHALSEPPILRAPDFNKPFVLRTDASDVGLGAVLLQKGESDLHPVAYASRKLCPREQAYSAIEKECLAIVWAIKRFHLFLYGTHFTLQTDHQPLRYLNESKFLNMRILRWALLLQEYDFKVEYIRGQDNVGADYLSRMYTEV; encoded by the exons ATGGAAACAGACTTAACCGAGAGGCTAATTGCCATGGGCAAAACGTTAGGCCTAGAGGGCAGGGAGCTCCAGGATTGGGTAAAAGTAGAGCGCGACAGAGCGCGTGAAGACCGAGTTGCCGAACgcgaaagaaagaaggaagaggCGGAAGCCACCGAAAGATTAAAACGACTAGAACTCGAGGCTGCGAAAGAAGAGCATGAGAGAAAGATGTTACagctagaaaaagaaaaagagctaCTGTTATTGAAGGCCGCAAATGGTCAAGGCCAGGGAATGGAAAGCAGAGCACCCGTCGATTCCCTCAGATTCCAAGGCGTAAGTCCCCACAAATTGTTGCCGCCGTTTGATGAACGAAAGGACGACTTAGATGCCTACCTAATACGGTTTGAGAAAGTAGCTGAAGGCCAAAAATGGGCGAAGGACCAATGGGCGAGCGCCCTGAGCATATGCCTAACCGGCGAGGCGCTGGCAGTGTACAGCCGTATGGCACCGACCGACTGCGTCGATTATAACAAAGTAAAGCAAGCACTACTGCACCGCTTCCGGTTAACAGAAGACGGATTTCGCGAAAAGTTCCGCGATTCCGCGCCGAAGGAGGGCGAAACAGTGTCACAATACGTGGCCCGCTTAGATAACTATTGGGAGAGGTGGATCGAGCTGTCCAATACCAAGAAAGAATACGAGAATGTGAAAGACTTACTTCTCAAGGAACAATTGTTTACGCATAGCGACGAGAAGCTGACCCTCTACATGCGGGAACGGAAAGGGGAAAATCTACAAGAACTCGTAGCACGAGCTGAACAATATGTGGAAGCTCATCACCTCAAAAATTTCGGAAGAAAAATGAGGACAGGTAAAGACGATGGCCGAAGTCAAGCCGACCGAAGGAGCGAGCACTCTAAGAAGCCCGCAGAACATAACGAGAAAGACCGCCCGCGGTGTTACATTTGTAATCGAGTTGGGCATCGTCCTCAAGATTGCAGAAGCTCAGCAGCGAAACCCCCACCTCCGAAATGCAGAAGATGCGGTAGGATAGGCCACACGTCCTGGAACTGCAGAGCGGGAACTGACGAACGGCAGAAGGGGCCCGACAAGGAATCGGCGAAAGAATCAGTAGCCTTATGTTTGGATGAGGGATTCGTGGAACTGAAGAGCGGAATGAAGATCCCCGTGATTCAAGCGGCAGTGACAGGTCCCCAGGAATCGTATCGTATCAACAAGCTGCCAGTAACAGAAGGCCGACTGGGCGACAAAGCCATTACAGTTCTGAGAGACACCGGTTGTAACACCGTAATCGTGCGGAGAAATTTGATAGGCGAAGACGAGCTAACCGGCGTCGTGCATCCCGTCTTTTTGATTGACCACACTGTAAGGATGCTACCGGAAGCGGAAATTTTCGTTACCACGCCGTATTTCACTGGACGGGTAAAGGCCAGGTGCATGGAAAATCCCATATACGACCTAGTCCTTGGGAACGTAGAGGGCGTACGAAACGCTGAAGACCCCGATCCAGACTGGGACTGCATCCAACGAACGCACGTATCACAGCTGGCCAAGCATCACCAGGGTGTTCATCTGACAGAGAAATATACCCCAAATGAAGAGGATGACAAGAAGGTCGAGGAGCCGAGTACACGCAATGAGGGATATGACTTTGAAGCGCATGCTGTCAGTACAAGGCAACAAgctaaagaaaaggaaaagcgtTTTCACAAGTTAAAAGCCTCCGAGCTGGCGGTAGATCTTAACACTGACGACTTTGGCCGCGACCAGAAAGAAGACAGTACACTGAAGAAGTGTTTCGATGAAGTAGGCGTAATCAAAAAGGGACGAAGAAAAGGAAGCGGCAGCACGACCTATATCCTGATTGCTGATAAACTGTACCGAAGTTGCCAAAGGGATCAGAGCACCGAAGAAGCGTTACAGTTGGTCGTGCCGAAAAAGTACCGCAACTCAGTGTTGGAGTTGGCCCACAACGGAATGATGGCGGGACATTTGGGAAGTGGGAAAACAGCAGATCGTGTATTGGCCGAATTCTACTGGCCCGGACTGCAAGCAGACGCCAAGCGCTTCGTGGCTAGCTGCGACATATGCCAGAGGACCACCCCAAGGGGCAAGACGGCTAAGGCACCACTGCAGAAGATGCCCGTAATCGATACGCCTTTCAAACGCGTCGCCATCGACATCATTGGGCCGTTGCATCCATCATCATCCCGAGGAAACAAGTTCATCCTCACACTTATGGATTACGCAACACGTTTCCCTGAGGCGGTTGCTCTACCGAGCATCGAAACGGAGAGAGTCGCCGAAGCCCTCGTGAACATCTTCAGCAGAGTAGGAGTCCCGGAAGAAATCCTCAGTGACCGCGGGACCAATTTCACGTCCGGGCTAATGAAGGAAGTGGCAAGGCTCCTATCACTACGACAGTTGACGACGACCCCCTATCACCCCATGGCCAATGGGTTGGTCGAGAAATTCAACGGAACGTTGAAAACCATGCTCCGACGTATGTGCGCCGAGCGACCCCGCGACTGGGATCGCTACCTCGCACCGCTACTGTTCGCATACCGAGAAGTGCCGCAGGAGAGCTTGGGATTTTCTCCTTTTGAACTCCTCTACGGGCGTAATGTGCGGGGACCCTTGACAATTCTAAGGGAGCTATGGGACAAGGAGGAAATCGAACCCGAATTGAAGAGCACCTACCAATACGTTTTCGATCTCCGTAATAGACTTGAGGAGACTTGCAAGATTGCACATGAGGAACTCGAAAGATCGTCAGAGCGATACGCCCGATATTTTAACGCTCGATCCCAGGATCGTCGACTGAAACCCGGGGATAAAGTATTGTTGCTGTTGCCCAACGAGTCAAACAAGCTGACAATGCAATGGAAGGGGCCATTCGCTATCGCTGAAACTCGAGGAGCCGTCGACTACCTCGTCGACCTCGGCCacacaaaaaaggtgttccaCATAAATATGTTAAAGAAGTATCAGGAACGGACGGCATCTGCCGAAAGCCAAACTACACAGGTAGCTATGACTGTCGTCGAACTGGACGAAGCAGACGCTGACGTGGAAATTCCCGAATTCAATTACGACGTTAAGGAAACCCACGAAGACATCCTAATTGCACCTTCCCTAACCACCCGCCAAGAGGGTGCTTTGCGTGACATCATAACAAAGCACCGGAACGTGTTCTCCGACGTGCCAGGGAAGACCACGGAGGTCCAGTGTGACCTGCAGCTCAGCACCGACCGTCCCATCAACACGAAACAGTATCCCCTGCCGTATACAGTCCGTCAGACGGTCGAAAGGGAAGTCAAGGAGATGCTACGTTTAGGTGTCATCGAGAAGTCCAAGTCCCCTTACAATTCACCGGCACTCCTTGTAAAGAAACCCGATGGCTCGAATAGGCTGTGTATAGACTTTAGACAGCTCAACAAACATCTGGTTGCTGACGCCGAGCCAATTCCAAGGGCTGACTGTCTGCTGGCCGAGGTAGGCCGCCATAAATACTTCTCAAAAATGGACATGACGAAGGGATACTGGCAGGTCCCGCTGACTCCGGAGTCCAAGGAAGTCACAGCATTTTCGACTGCTCATGGCCATTATCAATTCAGGACCATGCCATTCGGTATCAAGACGGCACCCGCAGTGTTCGCCAAACTGATGCGCCACATCTTAAGGGACATTCCCAACGTGCACCACTATTATGACGACTTGCTGATCGCGACGTCGACTTGGGAGGACCACCTCAGCGCGCTAAAGACTGTTCTGGAACGAATCCAGAACTCTGGGCTAACCATCCGGCCAACCAAATGCGAGATCGGATTCCAGAAACTTCCTTTTCTTGGGCACACG ATCCGGGAGGCACCAAGACCGAAGACAAAGAAGCAAATGCGGTCATTCCTGGGTCTCGCGGGCTACTACCGCGACTTCGTGCCCAATTATGCAACCTTAGCCTCCCCATTGACGGACCTCACCAAGAAGAGAGCCAACAACATTATCGAGTGGACAGAAGCGCACCAAATCGCTTTCGATGCGCTTAAACACGCTTTGTCTGAGCCACCCATCTTGAGAGCCCCTGACTTCAATAAGCCTTTTGTCCTCAGGACGGATGCTTCTGATGTTGGTCTGGGTGCTGTACTCCTACAAAAAGGGGAAAGCGATTTGCACCCTGTTGCTTACGCTAGCCGTAAACTATGCCCTCGTGAGCAGGCTTACTCCGCGATTGAAAAGGAGTGTCTTGCCATTGTGTGGGCCATAAAGCGGTTCCACCTTTTCCTATATGGAACCCACTTTACGCTCCAGACAGACCACCAGCCGCTCAGATACCTGAATGAGTCGAAATTTCTCAACATGAGGATACTCCGTTGGGCTTTGCTCCTCCAGGAGTACGATTTCAAAGTGGAGTACATTCGCGGTCAAGACAATGTGGGCGCAGATTACCTCAGTCGTATGTATACCGAGGTATGA